A genomic segment from Haloarcula limicola encodes:
- a CDS encoding dihydrodipicolinate synthase family protein, with product MHLSGTVVPMATPTHGNQRAVNFEALGQFTRRLVDAGAHGLFPGSSIGEFPSFTTAQNRRIVETVVEAADGDATVLAGCCDTSVDEILDNIEAADAAGADAGVVVSPYYLGTTQTGLERFFRSIADDSPLPLLLYNIPQLTGNELSVDLVASLADHETIVGLKDTSGNLTYHHRAIEATPDDFAVFQGATELATASLDVGADGLIAGPANVFPEPTAELYDAHDRGDLTTARRLMREVVMPIVNATSDLPTAAALKYLVRLDGLDIGEPLPPLPQLTDDERTALSASYRRVAEREERTVEQ from the coding sequence ATGCACCTCTCGGGAACAGTCGTTCCCATGGCTACGCCTACCCATGGAAACCAGCGAGCAGTGAACTTCGAAGCTCTCGGCCAGTTTACGCGGAGATTGGTCGACGCCGGCGCGCACGGTCTCTTTCCGGGCAGTTCCATCGGCGAGTTTCCCAGCTTCACGACGGCACAGAACCGACGGATCGTCGAGACGGTCGTCGAAGCGGCCGACGGTGACGCGACGGTCCTCGCCGGTTGTTGCGACACGAGCGTCGACGAGATTCTGGACAATATCGAGGCCGCGGACGCGGCCGGCGCCGACGCGGGCGTCGTCGTCTCGCCGTACTACCTCGGGACGACCCAGACCGGACTGGAACGGTTCTTCCGCTCTATCGCCGACGACTCCCCGCTTCCGCTCCTGCTGTACAACATCCCCCAGCTGACGGGTAACGAACTGAGCGTGGACCTCGTCGCGTCGCTCGCGGACCACGAGACCATCGTCGGCTTGAAAGACACCTCCGGCAATCTCACGTATCACCACCGAGCCATCGAAGCCACGCCCGACGACTTCGCGGTCTTTCAGGGCGCGACGGAACTGGCGACGGCCTCGCTGGACGTGGGCGCGGACGGCCTCATCGCCGGTCCCGCGAACGTCTTCCCCGAGCCGACGGCCGAACTCTACGACGCCCACGACCGGGGCGACCTCACGACCGCTCGCCGCCTCATGCGGGAGGTCGTCATGCCGATCGTGAACGCGACCAGCGACCTCCCGACGGCCGCGGCCCTGAAATACCTCGTCCGACTGGACGGGTTAGATATCGGCGAACCGCTTCCCCCGCTCCCGCAACTGACTGACGACGAGCGGACGGCGCTCTCGGCGAGTTATCGACGGGTCGCAGAGCGCGAAGAGCGGACCGTCGAGCAGTAG
- a CDS encoding carbohydrate ABC transporter permease translates to MADTAETASGAAAQDPAAGRQNRFERYRDLRFTEEELAVILLTPVVSFLLAVSFYPIFDTVMASLHTGYVLEIEPREFVGLENYRSLYGSGPLLDQFLNGGGFWNALRVSLIYTVVSVPVELVLGLGLALLLNREFRGKYFAQAAILFPWAIPTVINARIWAWMFNGQYGVVNDLLVRAGIIANPFPFLAKPDAALGAMLFITIWKTSSFMALILLAGLQSIPDHLYEAARMDGASRLRQFKDVTLPLLKPTLLVALIFRTLPAFQAFGLPYGLTGGGPASATTTLVLFDHQLTFNRLNFGEGSAAATVITLIALAIAMLYVGTLYEPEVR, encoded by the coding sequence ATGGCAGACACAGCCGAAACTGCGTCCGGCGCAGCCGCGCAAGACCCGGCAGCCGGGCGGCAAAACAGATTCGAGCGGTACCGCGACCTCAGATTCACCGAGGAGGAACTGGCGGTCATCCTGTTGACCCCCGTCGTGTCGTTCCTGCTCGCGGTGTCGTTTTACCCCATCTTCGACACCGTGATGGCGAGCCTCCACACCGGCTACGTCCTGGAGATCGAGCCGCGCGAGTTCGTCGGTCTCGAGAACTATCGGAGCCTGTACGGGAGCGGTCCGCTGCTGGATCAGTTCCTGAACGGCGGCGGCTTCTGGAACGCGCTTCGGGTGTCGCTCATCTACACCGTGGTCAGCGTCCCCGTCGAACTCGTCTTGGGGCTGGGGCTGGCGCTCCTGCTCAACCGCGAGTTCAGAGGGAAGTACTTCGCGCAGGCCGCCATCCTGTTCCCGTGGGCCATCCCGACGGTCATCAACGCCCGCATCTGGGCGTGGATGTTCAACGGCCAGTACGGCGTCGTCAACGACCTGCTGGTCCGTGCCGGCATCATCGCCAATCCGTTCCCGTTCCTGGCGAAGCCGGACGCGGCGCTGGGCGCGATGCTCTTTATCACCATCTGGAAGACCAGTTCGTTCATGGCGCTCATCCTTCTGGCCGGGCTCCAGTCGATCCCCGACCACCTCTACGAGGCCGCTCGGATGGACGGGGCCTCCCGACTCCGGCAGTTCAAGGACGTCACGTTGCCGCTGCTGAAGCCCACGCTGCTCGTCGCGCTCATCTTCCGGACGCTCCCGGCGTTCCAGGCGTTCGGCCTGCCCTACGGCCTGACCGGGGGCGGTCCCGCGAGCGCGACGACGACGCTCGTCCTGTTCGACCACCAGCTGACGTTCAACCGCCTCAACTTCGGCGAGGGGTCGGCCGCCGCGACGGTGATCACGCTCATCGCGCTCGCCATCGCCATGCTCTACGTCGGCACGCTGTACGAACCGGAGGTGCGCTGA
- a CDS encoding C-terminal binding protein, translating to MSRHTVVVTDHDFEDLSIEREGLSDIADVIELTGDVGEDAADAHETLADADAVINLRYDLDEAAIGALEDCRVISRYGIGVDNIAVDAASDRGIPVTNVPDYCLEEVSVHALTLYLALARGLKSYDASVADGEWDRSVAAPIHRLSTRTVGVVGYGAIGRAVGERADALGADVVASDPFLSAEDVADDPADLVEFEEVLERADFVTVHSPLTPDTRELFDADAFARMREDAYFVNVARGPIVDTDALYDALEAGEIAGAGLDVFPDEPPAEDDPLRDHPKALTTPHVAWYSEEANDQRRRTVTDIVRSALVGEEPYNVVNE from the coding sequence ATGTCACGACACACCGTCGTCGTCACGGACCACGACTTCGAGGACCTATCCATCGAACGCGAGGGCCTCTCCGACATCGCCGACGTAATCGAACTCACCGGCGACGTAGGCGAGGACGCCGCCGACGCCCACGAGACCCTCGCCGACGCGGACGCGGTGATCAACCTCCGGTACGACTTAGACGAAGCGGCCATCGGCGCCTTAGAGGACTGTCGGGTCATCTCTCGGTACGGCATCGGCGTCGACAACATCGCCGTCGACGCGGCCAGCGACCGCGGGATTCCGGTCACGAACGTCCCCGACTACTGCCTAGAGGAGGTATCGGTCCACGCGCTGACCCTGTACCTCGCGCTCGCCCGCGGTCTCAAGTCCTACGACGCCTCCGTCGCCGACGGCGAGTGGGACCGCTCGGTCGCCGCGCCCATCCACCGCCTCTCGACCCGGACGGTCGGCGTCGTCGGCTACGGCGCGATCGGCCGCGCCGTCGGCGAACGCGCCGACGCGCTCGGAGCAGATGTGGTCGCCAGCGACCCGTTCCTCTCCGCGGAAGACGTAGCGGACGACCCCGCCGACCTCGTCGAGTTCGAGGAGGTACTGGAGCGGGCCGACTTCGTCACCGTCCACTCCCCGCTGACGCCCGACACGCGCGAGCTGTTCGACGCCGACGCGTTCGCCCGCATGCGCGAGGACGCCTACTTCGTCAACGTCGCCCGCGGCCCGATCGTCGACACGGACGCGCTCTACGACGCGCTCGAAGCCGGTGAGATCGCCGGTGCCGGCCTCGACGTATTCCCCGACGAACCGCCGGCCGAGGACGACCCGCTCCGGGACCACCCGAAGGCGCTCACGACGCCCCACGTCGCGTGGTACAGCGAGGAGGCCAACGACCAGCGCCGCCGCACCGTCACCGACATCGTCCGCTCCGCGCTCGTAGGCGAGGAACCGTACAACGTCGTCAACGAGTAG
- a CDS encoding UxaA family hydrolase, whose product MSEFLGYERDDGSVGIRNHTVIVSTAPYANDTVKRAADIVEDAIPITHPLGRCQTKPDVFQTYRTLLGYATHPNTYGAVVVAHAGEIVDGDELAEDIAETGRPSDSVNIHREKGVMNALKRTVNSAQEIAQDASAQRRVPSDMSNLTFGINCATSDTTSGLCQHKATAGAVWRLIDDYGGRGCFAETPEFFGGENELAERAVNDEVKEEILERVGHWDERLQATGYDVRGAQPTPDNMDGGLTTIEEKSLGALVKSGDGPIQDIIDYGAKIPRDSGMYIMDTPGHGAESVTGIGAGGAHFMVISTGQGHTLSNAVMPTIKITGNPGSAERVPEETDVDVSEALVGDESFEWATDQLWDEIEEVVNGKVTLSEALGESQFAIHRIGPST is encoded by the coding sequence ATGAGTGAATTCCTCGGATACGAACGCGACGACGGCAGCGTCGGCATTCGCAACCACACGGTCATCGTCTCGACGGCACCCTACGCCAACGATACGGTCAAGCGGGCAGCGGACATCGTCGAGGACGCGATTCCGATCACGCATCCGCTCGGGCGCTGTCAGACCAAGCCCGACGTCTTCCAGACCTATCGCACCCTGCTGGGGTACGCAACGCATCCGAATACCTACGGCGCGGTGGTCGTCGCCCACGCCGGCGAGATTGTCGACGGCGACGAACTCGCAGAAGACATCGCCGAGACCGGCCGTCCCAGCGACTCGGTCAACATCCACCGAGAGAAAGGTGTCATGAACGCCCTCAAGCGGACGGTCAACTCCGCTCAGGAGATCGCCCAAGACGCCAGCGCCCAGCGCCGCGTCCCCTCGGATATGTCGAACCTCACTTTCGGTATCAACTGCGCCACCTCCGATACGACGAGCGGTCTCTGTCAGCACAAGGCGACAGCAGGTGCGGTCTGGCGGCTCATCGACGACTACGGCGGCCGCGGTTGCTTCGCGGAGACGCCCGAATTCTTCGGCGGCGAGAACGAACTCGCAGAGCGCGCGGTCAACGACGAGGTCAAAGAAGAGATTCTCGAACGCGTCGGGCACTGGGACGAACGGCTTCAGGCTACGGGTTACGACGTGCGTGGCGCACAGCCCACGCCGGACAACATGGACGGCGGGCTGACCACCATCGAGGAGAAATCGCTGGGTGCGCTCGTCAAGTCCGGCGACGGCCCCATCCAAGATATCATCGACTACGGCGCGAAGATTCCCCGCGATTCGGGGATGTACATCATGGATACGCCCGGCCACGGTGCCGAATCCGTAACAGGGATCGGCGCGGGCGGCGCGCACTTCATGGTCATCTCGACGGGACAGGGCCACACGCTCTCGAACGCGGTGATGCCCACGATCAAGATTACCGGGAACCCGGGCAGCGCCGAGCGCGTCCCCGAGGAGACCGACGTCGACGTCAGCGAGGCGCTGGTCGGCGACGAGTCCTTCGAGTGGGCGACCGACCAGCTCTGGGACGAGATCGAGGAGGTCGTCAACGGCAAGGTCACGCTGAGCGAGGCCCTGGGCGAGAGCCAGTTCGCCATCCACCGCATCGGCCCCTCGACGTAA
- a CDS encoding ABC transporter substrate-binding protein yields the protein MSDEVSSERRRRFIKTMAGGSVALLAGCGGDGGDGGDGGDGGTSGGDGGGTSSGDGGDGGSGGGSLTYVYPGYFSNDAKSLVPMFEESAGNITVESQQTPSNASSTREYYVNQFVSGSSSFDVGNMDVIWPAEFAQNGWAAEMSDPQGHTENMLRTPLDSVTVDGTMYGMPVHTDANALYYRSDLLEEYGYSEPPKTYMELVNMAQDIKSQSDKQLNGYIWQGGANEGLTIMWLNWLWGMGGSVRQDGNLVVNTDKGVSALQHAVDLIHEYNVTPESIPASSTDQNRQTFQQGNTIFMRNWPYAVSLMNEDGSAVKDKFDVAPMPKQEGNPNAENSCLGGWNLFINANAENPDAAQKFASFMASKEAQETMALEHSRLPVRKELYSDEYYEQAPQLETFATIVDQTSARPATANYSTFSEIVYTNCNAALVKEKSPQQALDDAQQEIDSEVNNA from the coding sequence ATGTCAGACGAGGTTTCGAGCGAACGCAGACGTAGATTTATCAAAACGATGGCCGGCGGGAGCGTCGCGCTCCTCGCCGGGTGTGGCGGCGACGGTGGCGACGGCGGTGACGGCGGCGATGGCGGAACGAGCGGTGGCGACGGCGGCGGAACGAGCAGCGGTGACGGTGGCGACGGCGGCAGCGGCGGCGGGTCCCTGACGTACGTCTACCCCGGTTACTTCAGTAACGACGCGAAGAGCCTGGTACCGATGTTCGAGGAGTCGGCGGGCAACATCACCGTCGAGTCCCAGCAGACGCCGTCGAACGCCTCGTCGACGCGGGAGTACTACGTCAACCAGTTCGTCTCCGGATCGTCGTCGTTCGACGTGGGGAACATGGACGTCATCTGGCCCGCCGAGTTCGCCCAGAACGGGTGGGCCGCCGAGATGAGCGACCCGCAGGGCCACACCGAGAACATGCTCCGGACGCCGCTCGACTCGGTGACGGTCGACGGGACGATGTACGGTATGCCGGTCCACACGGACGCGAACGCCCTGTACTACCGGTCGGACCTGCTGGAGGAGTACGGTTACAGCGAACCGCCGAAGACGTACATGGAGCTCGTCAACATGGCTCAGGACATCAAGAGCCAGTCCGACAAACAGCTCAACGGCTACATCTGGCAGGGCGGGGCGAACGAGGGACTCACCATCATGTGGCTCAACTGGCTCTGGGGCATGGGCGGAAGCGTCCGACAGGACGGCAACCTCGTCGTCAACACCGACAAGGGCGTCTCGGCGCTCCAGCACGCCGTCGACCTCATCCACGAGTACAACGTCACGCCCGAGTCGATCCCGGCCTCGTCGACGGACCAGAACCGGCAGACCTTCCAGCAGGGCAACACCATCTTCATGCGCAACTGGCCCTACGCCGTCTCGCTGATGAACGAGGACGGCTCGGCGGTCAAGGACAAGTTCGACGTGGCTCCGATGCCCAAACAGGAGGGCAACCCCAACGCGGAGAACTCCTGTCTCGGCGGATGGAACCTCTTCATCAACGCCAACGCCGAGAACCCCGACGCGGCCCAGAAGTTCGCGAGCTTCATGGCGTCGAAGGAAGCACAGGAGACGATGGCGCTCGAACACAGCCGGCTGCCGGTTCGCAAGGAACTGTACAGCGACGAGTACTACGAGCAGGCTCCCCAGTTGGAGACGTTCGCGACGATCGTCGACCAGACGAGCGCTCGGCCCGCGACGGCGAACTACTCGACGTTCTCCGAGATCGTCTACACGAACTGCAACGCGGCGCTCGTCAAGGAGAAATCGCCCCAGCAGGCCCTCGACGACGCCCAACAGGAGATAGACAGCGAAGTCAACAACGCCTGA
- a CDS encoding YeiH family protein encodes MRPGVRPLPGLVVLVAMAVVARAIGDATPLSPLVAAIGSGAAVAATVGAPEWAEPGLDRHKLLLETGIVLLGAQLTLGQLASTGPLVVGLAAGVVVVGVAFTEAVGRRAGIESRTRSLLAAGASVCGVSAVLAVAGSIDSDEADISYAAGTVLLFDAVTLVVFPVLGSMLGLPDRAFGIWAGLSLFSTGPTAAVGFAVSETAGQWATVTKLVRNTFIGLLAVAYALRYAGGSENEKADATEIWYRFPKFLVGFLAVAAIVNAGLVGSETQAAVGTVSDWLFTLAFVGLGFELNPRRLRATGLRPIAVVLAHFLTVSLLALAAVTLLL; translated from the coding sequence ATGCGGCCGGGCGTCCGGCCGCTACCGGGGCTCGTCGTACTGGTAGCGATGGCTGTCGTCGCTCGCGCGATCGGCGACGCGACCCCGCTGAGCCCGCTCGTCGCGGCTATCGGGAGCGGCGCGGCCGTCGCGGCGACCGTCGGCGCGCCCGAGTGGGCCGAACCGGGTCTCGACCGACACAAGCTCCTCTTAGAGACCGGAATCGTCCTGCTGGGCGCGCAACTCACTCTGGGCCAACTGGCGAGTACGGGGCCGCTCGTCGTCGGACTGGCGGCCGGGGTCGTCGTCGTCGGCGTGGCGTTCACCGAGGCCGTCGGTCGCCGGGCGGGCATCGAGAGCCGAACCCGTTCGCTGTTGGCCGCGGGAGCGAGCGTCTGCGGCGTCTCGGCGGTACTGGCCGTCGCGGGGAGCATCGACAGCGACGAGGCCGACATCAGCTACGCCGCGGGGACGGTGCTGTTGTTCGACGCTGTCACACTCGTCGTCTTCCCGGTTCTCGGGTCGATGCTCGGCCTCCCCGACCGCGCGTTCGGTATCTGGGCCGGTCTGAGCCTGTTCTCGACCGGCCCCACGGCCGCTGTTGGCTTCGCCGTCTCCGAGACCGCGGGACAGTGGGCGACCGTAACGAAACTGGTTCGGAACACGTTCATCGGCCTCCTCGCCGTCGCGTACGCGCTGCGCTACGCGGGCGGAAGCGAGAACGAGAAGGCGGACGCCACCGAGATCTGGTACCGCTTTCCGAAGTTCCTCGTCGGCTTCCTCGCCGTCGCCGCCATCGTCAACGCCGGCCTCGTCGGGAGCGAGACGCAAGCGGCCGTCGGCACCGTTAGCGACTGGCTGTTCACGCTGGCGTTCGTCGGCCTCGGCTTCGAGTTGAACCCGCGGCGGCTCCGAGCGACCGGACTCCGGCCCATCGCCGTCGTCCTCGCGCACTTCCTGACGGTGAGCCTGCTCGCGCTCGCCGCGGTGACGCTCCTGCTGTAG
- a CDS encoding UxaA family hydrolase: MPDRYLQVVEPTDNVATALRELEAGETVSVGVGDEERTVEIAEDVVFGHKIAIEDIASGETITKYGKSIGNATEDIPAGTWVHVHNVESNYGRGDLADDDQAKVISE, from the coding sequence ATGCCCGACAGGTATCTACAGGTAGTCGAACCAACGGACAACGTCGCGACGGCGCTGCGCGAGCTCGAAGCCGGTGAGACCGTTTCGGTCGGCGTCGGCGACGAGGAGCGGACCGTCGAGATCGCCGAGGACGTCGTCTTCGGCCACAAGATCGCCATTGAGGACATCGCGTCCGGCGAGACGATCACGAAGTACGGCAAGAGCATCGGCAACGCGACAGAGGACATCCCCGCGGGCACGTGGGTCCACGTCCACAACGTCGAGTCGAACTACGGTCGCGGCGACCTCGCCGACGACGACCAGGCGAAAGTCATCAGTGAGTAA
- a CDS encoding aldehyde dehydrogenase family protein, with protein MSQQVATRLDKQMLIGGEWVDADERTDVIHPYDGEVVGSIPKASERQVIEAIDAAEAAFEAAELSAYQRYELLSETARQLEDRADEVARILTSEQGKPLSEAKGEVDRGIQTLDLSAEQAKRMFGEYVPMDAQKGFAKDHCFTQREPLGVVAAITPFNFPLNLMAHKVGPAIAAGNAVVGKPASNTPLTSIALFECLNDAAEEIDADVPDGLFNLVTGSGSTVGDTILEHDAVEAISFTGSTGVGKHLADNSGMKEMTLELGGNDPTIVWEDTDIEQAAEQVVGGACSNAGQVCNSVERVLVHENVEDELVDALVDAAEDLTVGDPFEDDTDVASMVDDDQFETVVDIFEDTVDAGATVESGGNYGGDLGDRVFEPTVLSGVTPEMRAAKEETFGPLVPVITVSDFDDAIEEANNTEYGLEAGLFTQDIDRAKRAADEIEAGGVNINTVSGFRADHMPYGGFKDSGVGKEGIKYAVEHFSRAKLVGFHDGFTDA; from the coding sequence ATGAGTCAGCAAGTAGCGACACGACTCGACAAGCAGATGCTCATCGGCGGCGAGTGGGTCGACGCCGACGAACGCACGGACGTCATTCACCCCTACGACGGCGAAGTCGTGGGTTCGATTCCCAAAGCCAGTGAACGGCAAGTCATCGAGGCTATCGACGCCGCCGAGGCGGCGTTCGAAGCCGCCGAGCTATCGGCCTACCAGCGCTACGAACTCCTCTCGGAGACCGCGCGCCAGCTCGAGGACCGCGCCGACGAGGTCGCTCGTATCCTCACCAGCGAGCAGGGTAAGCCGCTTTCCGAAGCGAAAGGCGAGGTCGATCGGGGAATTCAGACGCTTGACCTCTCCGCCGAGCAGGCAAAGCGCATGTTCGGCGAGTACGTCCCGATGGACGCCCAGAAGGGATTCGCCAAGGACCACTGTTTCACTCAGCGCGAACCGCTCGGGGTCGTCGCGGCCATCACGCCGTTCAACTTCCCGCTGAACCTGATGGCGCACAAGGTCGGACCCGCCATCGCCGCGGGCAACGCCGTCGTCGGCAAGCCGGCCTCGAACACGCCGCTGACCTCTATCGCGCTGTTCGAGTGTCTGAACGACGCCGCCGAGGAGATCGACGCGGACGTCCCCGACGGCCTGTTCAACCTCGTCACCGGGAGCGGCTCGACAGTCGGCGATACGATCCTCGAACACGACGCCGTCGAAGCCATCTCCTTCACCGGTTCGACCGGCGTCGGAAAGCACCTCGCGGACAACAGCGGCATGAAGGAGATGACGCTGGAACTGGGGGGGAACGACCCGACCATCGTTTGGGAGGACACGGACATCGAGCAGGCCGCAGAGCAGGTGGTCGGCGGCGCGTGTTCGAACGCCGGGCAGGTCTGTAACAGCGTCGAGCGCGTGCTGGTCCACGAGAACGTCGAGGACGAACTCGTCGACGCGCTGGTCGACGCCGCCGAGGATCTGACCGTGGGCGACCCCTTCGAGGACGACACGGATGTCGCGTCGATGGTCGACGACGACCAGTTCGAGACGGTCGTCGACATCTTCGAGGACACGGTCGACGCCGGCGCGACCGTCGAGTCCGGCGGGAATTACGGCGGCGACCTCGGTGACCGGGTCTTCGAACCGACCGTGCTCTCGGGCGTCACGCCGGAGATGCGCGCCGCGAAGGAGGAGACGTTCGGCCCCCTCGTCCCGGTCATCACCGTCTCGGACTTCGACGACGCCATCGAGGAGGCGAACAACACTGAATACGGGCTGGAGGCGGGCCTGTTCACGCAGGACATCGACCGGGCGAAGCGCGCGGCCGACGAGATCGAGGCCGGCGGGGTCAACATCAACACGGTCAGCGGCTTCCGGGCGGATCACATGCCCTACGGCGGGTTCAAGGACTCGGGCGTCGGCAAAGAGGGAATCAAGTACGCCGTCGAGCACTTCTCGCGCGCGAAACTCGTCGGCTTCCACGACGGCTTCACCGACGCCTGA
- a CDS encoding carbohydrate ABC transporter permease, whose protein sequence is MATSDRDRGFELETFQWVGKKVGFYGSILIIALVSVFPILWMLITSLKQPGNVVQFPVQYVPQDPTLENYRAALEQAPFLRYLFNSFVVASGTAILDVFLGSLAGYALSRLRFRFKLPVLLLILGTAMLPFIARLIPLFSLARSWGLLNSYLGLIIPYAAFQLPFAVWIFQAYFKELPDSLEEAGLMDGLSRVGVLFRIILPVSAPAMATAAIIVFIYAWNEFLFALTFMTEDSMRTITVGIALYQGEFQYPWGTISAAVFMSVIPLILFMLFFQRKVVEGLTATGKA, encoded by the coding sequence ATGGCGACGAGCGACCGCGACCGCGGCTTCGAACTCGAGACGTTCCAGTGGGTCGGCAAGAAGGTCGGCTTCTACGGGAGCATCCTCATCATCGCGCTGGTGTCGGTGTTCCCCATCCTCTGGATGCTCATCACGTCGCTGAAACAGCCGGGCAACGTCGTCCAGTTCCCGGTCCAGTACGTCCCCCAGGATCCGACCCTGGAGAACTACCGCGCGGCCCTCGAACAGGCCCCGTTCCTGAGATACCTGTTCAACAGCTTCGTCGTCGCCAGCGGCACGGCCATCTTGGACGTGTTCCTCGGGTCGCTGGCCGGCTACGCGCTCTCGCGGCTCCGCTTCCGATTCAAGCTTCCCGTCCTGTTGCTCATCCTCGGGACGGCGATGCTGCCCTTCATCGCGCGGCTCATCCCGCTGTTCTCGCTGGCCCGCTCGTGGGGGCTGCTGAACAGCTACCTCGGCCTCATCATCCCCTACGCCGCCTTCCAGTTGCCGTTCGCGGTCTGGATCTTCCAGGCGTACTTCAAGGAGCTCCCCGACTCGCTGGAGGAGGCGGGCCTGATGGACGGCCTCTCGCGGGTCGGCGTCCTCTTCCGCATCATCCTCCCCGTCTCCGCGCCGGCGATGGCGACGGCCGCCATCATCGTCTTCATCTACGCGTGGAACGAGTTCCTCTTCGCGCTGACGTTCATGACCGAGGACTCGATGCGGACCATCACGGTCGGGATCGCCCTCTACCAGGGCGAGTTCCAGTACCCGTGGGGCACCATCTCCGCGGCGGTGTTCATGTCCGTCATCCCGCTCATCCTGTTCATGCTGTTCTTCCAGCGGAAGGTCGTCGAGGGACTGACCGCCACGGGCAAGGCCTGA
- a CDS encoding Ldh family oxidoreductase, which translates to MELDRSRAVSVAAEAFHAHGISDADAEQTAEVLVSADARGKHSHGLLRLPRFVHGIEHGNVDPAGEIEVVAERGGAATLSGGSRLGPVVASAATGEVMDRADEFGVGAVGVNDSNHLGMLGYYTDQLQREGYVGIAMTNTEPAMPPYGGVEPVLGTNPIAIGLPTDPVFNLDMSTSAIARGTVLEKREAGESIPEGVALDAEGEPTTDPEAALEGTILPFGGSKGSGLAIAVEVLAGGLVGAAMGEDVTGTYHTENPCTKGDLFLAIDPEALGASDFAERASAFLRELTSGPAAAHVEEIRLPGQRSVERDRSATTVEIEDGLWDEVRALAADD; encoded by the coding sequence ATGGAACTCGATCGGTCACGTGCGGTGTCGGTCGCCGCCGAGGCGTTCCACGCACACGGTATCAGCGACGCCGACGCCGAGCAAACGGCCGAGGTGCTGGTGAGCGCGGACGCTCGCGGGAAACATTCCCACGGCCTCCTGCGACTGCCGCGGTTCGTCCACGGCATCGAACACGGCAACGTCGATCCCGCGGGCGAGATCGAAGTCGTCGCCGAGCGCGGCGGCGCGGCGACGCTCAGCGGCGGGTCCCGTCTGGGCCCGGTCGTGGCGTCGGCGGCAACGGGTGAGGTGATGGACCGCGCCGACGAGTTCGGCGTCGGTGCGGTGGGCGTCAACGACTCGAACCACCTCGGGATGCTGGGGTACTACACGGACCAACTCCAGCGCGAGGGCTACGTCGGCATCGCGATGACGAACACGGAGCCGGCGATGCCGCCCTACGGCGGCGTTGAACCCGTATTGGGAACGAACCCGATCGCCATCGGGCTGCCGACCGACCCCGTGTTCAACCTCGACATGTCGACCTCGGCCATCGCCCGCGGGACCGTCCTCGAGAAGCGTGAGGCGGGCGAATCGATTCCCGAGGGGGTCGCGTTGGACGCCGAAGGCGAACCGACGACGGACCCCGAAGCGGCCCTTGAGGGCACCATCTTGCCGTTCGGCGGGTCGAAAGGCTCGGGGTTGGCGATCGCCGTCGAAGTGCTGGCCGGCGGGCTGGTCGGCGCGGCGATGGGCGAGGACGTGACCGGCACGTACCACACGGAAAATCCCTGTACGAAGGGCGACCTCTTCCTCGCTATCGACCCCGAGGCGCTCGGGGCGTCCGACTTCGCAGAGCGCGCGAGCGCGTTCCTGCGAGAGCTAACTTCGGGGCCGGCGGCGGCCCACGTCGAGGAGATTCGACTACCGGGACAGCGTTCAGTTGAGCGAGATCGCAGCGCGACGACGGTCGAAATCGAAGACGGCCTCTGGGACGAGGTGCGGGCGCTCGCCGCCGACGACTGA